Proteins from a single region of Rhipicephalus sanguineus isolate Rsan-2018 chromosome 5, BIME_Rsan_1.4, whole genome shotgun sequence:
- the LOC119393296 gene encoding venom allergen 3 has protein sequence MELCRLRHVPSWVLVFSLTVTGVLPQLFPIQTCAYNDPRHSICRYRPLACPGKQLLRSGGVTKAQQVRIVDLHNQLRAWVAGGYQSGLPAAANMRALTWDDELATIAQRWADQCTDGHDKERSVSRFHVGQNVALVWTYDFEDDLQDEPDWDSQVYAWYNEATEFHFKSASISPFRFSKKLGHFTQLVWADTHKVGCGYAYYRQPVRGLTKIYVCNYGPGGNIIGGAMYEQSPVPTCRPGLVPATGTYSGLCDKDPYYVGDDENEDLEDTFGSSATHVVAHSPFQTSYQTFLLNSPAVHTVSSTLPSSSNYFLLGRIRRTSPGKQKRNATSTLV, from the exons ATGGAGCTGTGCCGACTACGCCATGTGCCCAGCTGGGTGCTAGTGTTCTCCCTGACGGTGACCGGAGTGCTGCCGCAGTTGTTCCCGATTCAGACGTGCGCTTACAATGACCCCCGCCACAGCATATGCCGCTACCGACCCCTAGCCTGCCCCGGCAAGCAGCTGCTAC GTTCGGGAGGAGTAACCAAAGCACAGCAGGTCCGCATCGTGGACCTGCACAACCAGCTCAGGGCATGGGTTGCGGGTGGATACCAGAGCGGCCTTCCCGCTGCTGCCAACATGAGGGCGCTG ACTTGGGACGATGAACTGGCGACTATCGCTCAGCGGTGGGCCGACCAGTGCACAGACGGCCACGACAAAGAGAGGAGTGTCA GCCGCTTCCACGTGGGCCAGAACGTAGCGCTAGTCTGGACGTACGACTTCGAGGACGACCTGCAAGACGAGCCTGACTGGGACTCCCAGGTCTACGCCTGGTACAACGAAGccacagagttccacttcaagTCGGCCTCAATCAGCCCCTTCAGGTTCAGCAAGAAGCTTGGACACTTTACTCAG CTTGTCTGGGCCGACACACACAAGGTTGGCTGCGGCTATGCCTACTATCGCCAGCCTGTGCGGGGCCTGACTAAGATCTACGTTTGCAACTACGGACCCGG AGGTAACATCATCGGAGGGGCCATGTACGAACAGTCGCCAGTCCCCACGTGTAGGCCAGGCCTTGTGCCAGCCACCGGCACCTACAGCGGGCTCTGCG ACAAGGACCCGTACTACGTGGGCGACGACGAGAACGAGGACCTCGAGGACACGTTCGGTAGCAGCGCGACCCACGTCGTGGCACACAGTCCCTTCCAGACGTCGTACCAGACGTTCCTGCTGAACAGTCCCGCCGTGCACACCGTCTCGAGCACCCTTCCGTCGTCGTCCAACTATTTCCTGCTGGGCCGCATCCGTAGGACTTCTCCCGGAAAGCAGAAACGGAACGCCACGAGCACTCTCGTCTGA